The following are encoded together in the Salmonella enterica subsp. enterica serovar Choleraesuis genome:
- the hisC gene encoding histidinol-phosphate aminotransferase, whose protein sequence is MSIEDLARRAVRELTPYMSARRLGGQGDVWLNANEYPQAIAFQLSAQNLNRYPECQPQEVINRYAQYAGVAPECVLTSRGADEGIELLIRTFCEPGQDAVLYCPPTYGMYKVSAETSGVEWRAVPTLDDFQLDLPAIEAALDNVKLVFICSPNNPTGQLPQQTALRKVLELTAGRALVVVDEAYIEFCPQATVSEWLADYPHLVILRTLSKAFALAGLRCGFTLANPPIIELLLKTIAPYPLPGPVADIAAQALSQQGIRDMQARVAQVMANRQILADGLARIAGVEQVFPSQGNFVLARFAASSAVFKSLWDQGIILRDQNAQPALSGCLRITVGTQSECRRVLDALNQLTVLSPSESS, encoded by the coding sequence ATGAGCATCGAAGATTTAGCCCGGCGCGCCGTGCGCGAACTGACGCCGTACATGTCTGCCCGTCGTCTCGGTGGTCAGGGGGATGTGTGGCTCAACGCTAATGAATATCCGCAGGCCATCGCTTTCCAGCTTAGCGCTCAGAACCTTAACCGCTATCCGGAATGCCAGCCGCAAGAAGTTATCAACCGCTACGCCCAATATGCCGGCGTTGCTCCCGAGTGTGTGCTCACCAGTCGCGGTGCCGATGAAGGGATTGAACTGCTGATTCGCACCTTCTGTGAACCGGGCCAGGACGCAGTGCTTTACTGCCCACCAACTTACGGGATGTATAAAGTAAGCGCCGAAACCAGCGGCGTGGAATGGCGCGCGGTCCCCACACTGGACGATTTCCAGCTTGATTTGCCAGCAATAGAAGCCGCATTGGATAACGTAAAACTGGTATTTATCTGCAGCCCTAATAACCCAACCGGCCAGCTGCCACAACAGACGGCTCTGCGTAAAGTGCTAGAGCTTACCGCCGGGCGCGCGCTGGTGGTGGTTGATGAAGCCTACATCGAGTTTTGCCCACAGGCGACGGTTAGTGAATGGCTGGCGGATTATCCTCACCTGGTTATTCTGCGCACGCTCTCTAAAGCCTTTGCCCTGGCGGGTCTACGCTGCGGATTCACTCTGGCTAACCCGCCGATTATCGAGCTACTGCTGAAAACCATCGCCCCTTATCCGCTGCCAGGCCCAGTCGCCGATATCGCCGCTCAGGCTCTGAGCCAGCAAGGTATTCGCGATATGCAGGCCCGGGTCGCGCAGGTAATGGCCAACCGTCAGATATTGGCCGATGGCTTAGCGCGCATTGCAGGCGTGGAGCAGGTTTTTCCTTCTCAGGGTAATTTCGTGCTGGCGCGCTTTGCTGCCTCGAGTGCCGTATTCAAATCTCTATGGGATCAAGGCATTATCTTAAGAGATCAAAATGCACAACCGGCACTGAGCGGCTGCCTGCGCATTACGGTGGGCACCCAGTCTGAATGCCGCCGGGTGCTGGATGCACTGAACCAACTGACCGTTCTAAGCCCTTCGGAGAGCTCATGA
- the hisG gene encoding ATP phosphoribosyltransferase — translation MSDNTRLRIAMQKSGRLSDDSRELLARCGIKINLHTQRLIAMAENMPIDILRVRDDDIPGLVMDGVVDLGIIGENVLEEELLARRAQGEDPRYLTLRRLDFGGCRLSLAAPVDEPWDGIAGLNNKRIATSYPHLLKRYFDQKNISFKSCLLNGSVEVAPRAGLADAICDLVSTGATLEANGLREVEVIYRSKACLIQRAGEMDSAKQQLIDKLQTRIQGVIQARESKYIMMHAPQERLEEVIALLPGAERPTILPLAGDRQRVAMHMVSSETLFWETMEKLKALGASSILVLPIEKMME, via the coding sequence ATGTCAGACAACACCCGTTTACGTATAGCTATGCAGAAATCCGGCCGACTGAGTGATGACTCCCGCGAGCTGCTTGCCCGCTGCGGCATCAAAATTAATCTGCACACTCAGCGCCTGATTGCGATGGCTGAGAATATGCCCATTGATATCCTGCGGGTTCGCGATGATGACATCCCGGGGCTGGTGATGGACGGCGTGGTGGATCTAGGCATCATTGGTGAGAACGTACTGGAAGAAGAGCTGCTGGCACGCCGCGCTCAGGGTGAAGATCCGCGTTACCTGACACTGCGCCGCCTGGATTTCGGTGGCTGCCGCCTCTCCCTGGCGGCTCCGGTTGACGAACCATGGGACGGTATTGCCGGGCTGAATAATAAACGTATTGCGACCTCTTATCCTCACCTGCTTAAACGCTACTTCGACCAGAAAAACATCTCCTTTAAATCCTGCCTGCTTAACGGTTCAGTAGAAGTTGCGCCGCGCGCGGGTCTTGCCGACGCCATCTGCGATCTGGTTTCAACCGGTGCAACCCTTGAAGCGAATGGCCTGCGTGAAGTTGAAGTCATTTACCGCTCTAAAGCCTGCCTGATTCAACGCGCCGGAGAGATGGATAGCGCTAAACAGCAGCTTATCGACAAACTTCAGACGCGTATTCAGGGGGTTATTCAGGCCCGTGAATCTAAATACATCATGATGCACGCGCCACAGGAACGACTGGAAGAAGTCATCGCCCTGCTGCCAGGTGCCGAACGCCCAACCATTCTGCCGCTGGCGGGCGATCGTCAACGCGTCGCCATGCACATGGTGAGTAGCGAAACGCTGTTTTGGGAAACGATGGAGAAACTGAAAGCGCTGGGCGCAAGCTCCATCCTGGTTCTGCCAATTGAAAAGATGATGGAGTAA
- a CDS encoding LysR family transcriptional regulator, whose amino-acid sequence MKPLIDVLIILDALDREGSMASAAAKLYKSASSLSYAVQKLESELNIQILDRRGQRARFTESGRLLLERGRGLLDNVQHLEQMVQRIQQGWERSLVLALDDTLPFSILTPLIATFSQQHPQTQLSLTTYSSSGLRSALRSGAALAIGLREPLPADEEYEFAPLGHRERIFVIAPGHALASQEAPLSHHQLREHLHVVRSHSMDSDVAVRTLRVSSLEGAVQLLLSGLCCGFIERHLVENWLQSGALVARDVQFPPAGESIWMGWNPHTLGCGGHWWRQKILENSALRTL is encoded by the coding sequence ATGAAGCCGCTGATCGATGTTCTGATTATCCTCGATGCTCTTGACCGTGAAGGCAGTATGGCTTCGGCGGCGGCAAAGCTTTATAAATCAGCCTCATCACTAAGCTACGCCGTGCAAAAACTGGAGTCCGAGCTGAATATTCAGATCCTGGATCGGCGCGGTCAGCGCGCCCGCTTTACGGAAAGCGGGCGTTTGCTGCTGGAGCGGGGCAGGGGATTGCTGGATAACGTGCAGCATCTGGAGCAGATGGTGCAGCGCATCCAGCAGGGCTGGGAGCGCTCTTTGGTGCTGGCTCTGGATGATACTTTGCCGTTTTCTATACTTACGCCGCTGATAGCCACCTTTAGCCAGCAACACCCACAAACACAGCTCTCCTTGACGACATATTCCTCTTCCGGTTTGCGGTCGGCGCTACGCAGCGGCGCTGCGCTGGCGATAGGGCTGCGTGAGCCGCTTCCCGCCGATGAGGAGTATGAGTTTGCCCCCCTTGGCCATCGGGAGCGGATATTTGTTATTGCGCCCGGGCACGCACTGGCGTCCCAGGAAGCACCGCTGAGTCACCATCAGTTGCGCGAGCATTTACACGTGGTGCGAAGCCACTCGATGGATAGCGACGTCGCGGTGCGCACACTTCGGGTTTCTTCTCTGGAAGGCGCAGTGCAGTTATTACTTAGCGGGCTGTGCTGCGGGTTTATTGAACGTCATTTGGTCGAGAACTGGTTGCAGAGCGGCGCGCTGGTCGCCAGAGATGTGCAATTCCCACCGGCGGGTGAGTCGATATGGATGGGATGGAATCCTCATACTTTAGGCTGCGGTGGTCACTGGTGGCGGCAAAAAATTCTTGAGAATAGCGCTTTGCGAACGCTTTAA
- the hisD gene encoding histidinol dehydrogenase: MNFNTLIDWNSATPEEQRQLLQRPALADSATLTRQVSVILDTVKRDGDAALREFAARFDNTEIDELAVPAAVIKSAAKRLSPEFKQAVEIALANIETFHRAQQLPGVDVETQPGVRCQQVTRPIASVGLYIPGGSAPLFSTVLMLATPARIAGCPQVVLCSPPPIADEILYAAQLCGITRIYQVGGAQAIGALAFGTESIPAVDKIFGPGNSWVTEAKRQVSQRLDGAAIDMPAGPSEVLVIADRGANPEFVAADLLSQAEHGPDSQVILLTPDRQMAERVAAATERQLAALPRAETARQALSASRIILTRDLDQCVSISNQYGPEHLIIQTRDARQRVEQITSAGSVFLGDWSPESAGDYASGTNHVLPTYGYSATCSSLGLADFQKRMTVQEMTPEGFATLAETIEILAAAEQLTAHKNAVTLRVAALKEQA; encoded by the coding sequence ATGAACTTTAATACCCTGATCGACTGGAACAGCGCCACCCCCGAGGAGCAACGTCAGCTCCTGCAGCGCCCGGCACTGGCAGATTCCGCCACGCTTACCCGCCAGGTGAGCGTGATTCTGGATACGGTAAAGCGCGATGGCGATGCCGCACTGCGTGAATTTGCCGCCCGTTTCGATAATACCGAAATTGATGAGCTGGCCGTTCCGGCTGCCGTTATTAAAAGCGCGGCTAAGCGGCTCAGCCCGGAGTTTAAACAGGCCGTCGAAATCGCACTCGCCAATATCGAGACCTTTCACCGCGCCCAGCAGTTACCCGGTGTCGATGTCGAAACCCAGCCCGGCGTGCGCTGCCAGCAGGTCACTCGTCCGATAGCCTCAGTGGGGCTTTATATTCCCGGCGGCTCAGCGCCGCTGTTCTCCACCGTTCTTATGCTGGCGACCCCGGCCCGTATTGCCGGCTGCCCGCAGGTAGTGCTGTGCTCGCCACCGCCTATCGCCGATGAGATTCTGTATGCGGCGCAGCTGTGCGGCATCACCCGCATTTATCAGGTGGGTGGCGCTCAGGCCATTGGCGCGCTGGCTTTTGGCACTGAATCAATTCCTGCGGTGGATAAAATCTTCGGCCCAGGCAACAGCTGGGTGACTGAAGCCAAACGCCAGGTGAGTCAGCGTTTGGACGGCGCGGCTATCGATATGCCAGCCGGTCCTTCTGAAGTTCTGGTTATTGCCGACAGGGGAGCCAACCCGGAGTTTGTCGCAGCCGATCTGCTCTCTCAGGCTGAACACGGCCCGGACTCTCAGGTCATTTTACTGACTCCGGACCGTCAGATGGCTGAACGCGTTGCCGCCGCTACTGAGCGCCAGCTGGCCGCATTACCACGTGCAGAAACCGCACGCCAGGCACTTTCGGCCAGCCGGATAATCCTGACCCGCGATCTCGACCAGTGTGTCAGCATCTCTAACCAATACGGGCCGGAACACCTGATCATTCAAACTCGCGACGCCCGTCAAAGGGTGGAGCAGATAACCAGCGCCGGCTCGGTATTTCTCGGCGACTGGTCGCCTGAGTCCGCCGGTGACTATGCCTCGGGCACCAACCACGTATTACCGACCTATGGCTATAGCGCCACCTGTTCGAGCCTGGGTCTGGCTGATTTCCAAAAACGGATGACCGTGCAGGAGATGACGCCTGAAGGTTTCGCAACGCTAGCCGAAACCATTGAGATCCTTGCCGCGGCCGAGCAACTTACGGCCCACAAAAATGCCGTTACTTTGCGCGTAGCCGCACTGAAGGAGCAAGCATGA
- a CDS encoding NAD(P)-dependent oxidoreductase has translation MKRVAIVGLGWLGMPLALELQSRGWQVTGSKTSADGVEAARMCGIDCYQLKLDPALICESDDLEALLSVDALVITLPARRSGAGSGFYLQAVQELVDSALARGVPRIIFTSSTSVYGAQQGVVNERTAMSPQTDSARSLCELESWLHSLPGTQVDILRLAGLVGPGRHPGRFFAGKQAPDGQAVVNLVHLVDVIGAIRVLLEAPGGGRRYNLAAPGHPTRGEFYPLMARQLGLEPPVFLSEEGRPRGKRVDGNLICEQTGFRYQYPDPMTMPMD, from the coding sequence ATGAAACGGGTGGCAATTGTCGGGTTAGGATGGCTGGGAATGCCGCTGGCACTGGAGCTTCAGAGCCGCGGCTGGCAGGTTACGGGCAGTAAAACCTCCGCGGACGGCGTTGAAGCTGCCAGAATGTGTGGCATTGATTGTTACCAGTTGAAACTCGATCCGGCACTCATTTGCGAAAGTGATGATCTGGAGGCTTTGCTGAGTGTGGATGCACTGGTTATCACATTACCGGCCCGCAGAAGTGGGGCCGGCAGCGGCTTCTATCTGCAGGCGGTTCAGGAACTGGTGGACAGCGCCCTGGCGCGCGGAGTGCCGCGAATCATATTTACCAGCTCTACCTCGGTTTATGGCGCACAGCAGGGCGTGGTGAACGAGCGCACCGCTATGTCACCACAAACCGACAGCGCCCGCAGCTTATGTGAACTGGAAAGCTGGCTGCACTCTTTGCCCGGTACCCAGGTTGATATTTTGCGCCTGGCCGGGCTGGTGGGCCCAGGCCGTCACCCAGGCCGTTTCTTCGCCGGAAAGCAGGCACCGGACGGGCAGGCGGTCGTCAACCTGGTTCATTTAGTAGACGTTATCGGTGCTATCAGAGTACTGCTGGAGGCACCAGGCGGCGGTCGCCGCTATAATTTAGCTGCGCCCGGTCATCCCACTCGCGGCGAATTTTACCCGCTGATGGCGCGTCAGCTGGGGCTTGAACCTCCGGTTTTTCTCAGCGAAGAAGGGCGGCCACGTGGGAAGAGGGTAGATGGCAATCTTATCTGTGAACAGACCGGGTTCCGCTACCAATATCCTGACCCGATGACGATGCCGATGGATTAG